The Teredinibacter sp. KSP-S5-2 genomic interval GACCCATTGGGATTGCCGTTATCATCCATAGGTACCCAGTTGGTAATTTGCATTATTGGCGTATTGCCGTCATCTAAAGAACCGTCTTCGTTAAACCTGAGTGTAAAGGATTGTCGAGTGGGTTCAACACTGGGCGGCACAGGATTGCCGATATCACGACCATCGATTTGCACATACATGGTCCATTGGTTTGGAGCATTAGTTGTAGAAACCGGCATGGATGGATCGTAGCCTTCTTTGACGAAGTATTGTGTCATCACATGGGAGACACCAAAACTATCGTAGATCGTCATTGAGGTGGCACTGTTGTAGGTAGACTGATCTGTAGGGTCGAAAGCATTAATGGTTTGCTCGGTAAAGAAACCACTACCCGGCGCATCGTTAATTAATGGGAATATACCCGCTCCACCAAGGCCACCATCCGAAGAAGGAGCATTTGCCACGGCGTAGTTTTCATCAACGATCATGGTAATAACACCACCCACGACCACGGAGTTGGTTGATGCATCTTCAGCAGATGGAATGGTTAAACCGCCGCCGGTTTCTATTTCCAAAACTTCCGGTGAAGAGGAATCCGTACCATAAATTGTGACACTATCTCCATCACCACCACCGGCAATGGAAATCCGAATATCTTCCCCTGAGGCAGAATTAATTATCAGGTTACCAGTTGTTTCGTCGATGGTTGCTGAAATGCCGGGTAAGGTGGTGGCTGTGCGTGAATTAATTTCCGTACCTAAATCGGTTTCATTGGCAACGGTCATAGTTACGCCATTGATGGTGATATCCATAGAACCGGGTGAACCAATAAGCAGTGAGATATCCATATTCACGGTGGTTTCTGCCGAGGCAGTAATACCTTCAATCGCGTTTAATTCGGCGGCGGTTTCTGCTGCGGAGGCACCAGCTTCAGACACAAAGGTCGTAGTCGTTCCATTTGGGTCGGTAATTGAAAGAGCATCAGATAAATAGCCATTCGAAACAGCTGGCTCACCGGTAACAACAGATAAATTACCCGCGTCCAGAGCCAGTAAGGCTTCGTTACCACTGGTTGGTGTAAAGGTAATAACCGAGGCTTCCCCCGATTGCAATGCAGTAAAGTCGATGGAATAGCTGCCACCGCCATTATCAATTAACCTCGCCACAGCGCTCACACTCGGTACATTGGAAAGAAGCTGCTCATTAATACTGGCGACCATCACTTCCAAATCGCGTTTTGAGTCAATGGTTGCTGGTACACCATTTGCGGTGTTCAGCGTAACGGATACAACATCGTTGCCGGTACTGGCATTTTGCACTTCCAGATCAAAAGTAATGTCTGTGGTACTAAAATCAATTGCCAAAGGCGTTGCAGGTGTGACGGTGAAGTTGCCACCGCTTAATGTTGATGTGGTGGCCGAGGTTAAACCACTTTCTGCCGCGCCAACCACAACACCGGTACTGTTATCAAACCCCATACCTGTCCGCTGTAAGACATCTTGCGTGGCATCCAGATTTAATCGTGAACTTACCAGGGTAGTTTGCCTGGGGTCCAGATCGGTTCTTTGAATGCGGATATCAGTTGGAATCCCACCCAGGTTGCCATTTTCATCGGCGATGGAACCTTGTAAGCGAGCACCTACATTATTCACAACGTAACCGTCGGCATCCAAACCAAATGAACCTGCTCGGGTATAAAGTGTTTCACCATCCCGGTTTAAGATAAAAAAACCAGTTCCGTTGATTGCCATGTCCAATTCATTTTCGGTAAAGGTCACATTCCCCTGCGAAAAGTTTTGTGCAATATCTTGAATCTGCACCCCACTCCCGGCAATGGTTGTTCCTGCCCCGAGAACAGAAATGGCATAAACATCACCAAATTCAACACGAGATCCTTTGAAGCCTGTGGTTGACGCGTTGGCAATATTATTACCTGTCACAGACAACTCAGTGGAAGCGGCGCGAATACCACTTAACGCTGTATCAAAAGGCATGGTCTTCTCCTACTACATCAAAACTTTTCTACACATTCAAAGTGCTACAACCTACTTTGAAATATTACTCATTAAATTGTTTAACATCCGACAAGCTAACCGGACCAACACCCGCAAGGTTCAAGGTAAGCTGTCCATCTGCTCCGACAGTCACACTATTCACGTTGGCGCTTAACGCTGTTTGCAATTGTTTTGGCTTACTGTCGATGGATGCGGTAATTTCAAACTTATAGATACCAGGTCCAACACCGTTTTCGTGGCTGCTTGTCCAATCTAATAAGTCGCCATTCACTTCGGCATTTAAACCATCCCAGCGCATAACCAGTTCACCGGCGGGTTGTTCTCCCAGAGAAATCTGATCAACCAACTCGCCACTGTCGGTGTAAATATTTACTCTGACCTCACCGGTGCTTGCCGGTATATCCACACTGGCACTGATTAAACCGCCGCTAACCAACATAGTTTGTTCCGATGGCACTGACACCGAACGTCCAACGAGTGTCGACGCCTGCAGTGCCTGGTTGGCAACAAATGAATTAGCGAATTGATCAAAGCTGTTATTTAAACTGTCCAGACTTTCAACCGAGCTAAACTGGGCAAGCTGTGAAATAAATTCTGTATTGTCTTGTGGACTGAGCGGATCCTGATTTTCCAACTGCGTGATCATCAGTTGCAAAAAGGCTTTTTGCCCCAGTTCATCCGAACCCGCCTTTTCGTCATTCTTTTTAATGGCGTAGTCCGAGAACACATTGTTCGAGGCTGCAGAAACTTCTGTCATGATTTAATCCTCACAATCACTACACACCACAACTGATTATTGACCAAGTTGAAGAACACGTTGCATCATGGTTTTTGCCGAGTTCATTACTTCAACATTAATTTGAAATGAACGTGATGCCGAAATCATGTTCGCCATTTCTTCAACCACATTCACATTTGGGTAATACACATAGCCCTCTTCATTTGCCATCGGATGATGAGGTTCATAGCGTTGTTGTAAAGGTGCATCGCTTTCAACAATACCGGCAACAGCAACGCCAGCACTGGCATCTTCATTCAGGGCATTGGTACCATCATTCGCTTTCATCATGCTGGCGTGAACGGCAGAAAAAACCGGATGTCGTCCACGGTATGTTTGACCTGAACTGGAGCTGGCTGTCTCAGCGTTGGCGATGTTACTGGCGGTAGTATTTAACCGAACGCTTTGTGCGTTCATGCCTGAGCCGGCGATATCAAAAATAGTATTTAAGCTCATTACTCACCTCGAATCGCTTTGGTAAGGCCTTTAAACTTACTGTTTAAAAACGTAAAAGTGGCTTGGAATTCCAAATTGTTTTTCATGAATTCAGCATGCTCAACCTGCTCATCCACAGTATTGCCATCAATTGAAGGCTGGCCGGGGATGCGGTATAAGGTTTCCGCTTCACCCGCTTGCATACTCGACTGATTGATATGGCCTTTCACTGTTGATTTCATACTTAGGGAGGATGTTGATGTTCCCATTTGCGCTTTCAGTGCTGCCTGGAAATCAATGTCTTTCGCTTGATAGTTAGGCGTATCGGCATTGGCTATGTTTCCGGCCAGCAGGCTCGCCCGTTGCGTGCGCAACTGCAACGCCGCTTGGTGAACCCCTAATGCTTTGTCAAAGCTAATACCCATCACACACTCTCAATCATGAATTAAATTTACTTACACAAAGACATTGCAACGACTGTGCCAAAGAAATATGTGATTGATTTTATTAGGTTTTTTATTTTTCCAGGCAATACAGTCAGAGTAAGCGGCAATCTATTTCCGCTGCCGTCACGAGCACAATTTCCCTCGACAAAAGCTCTGATAAACAGGCAATAGAAAGCAAATAAAAGAATGGAACCACAGGGGGAAAATGGCACTCACACCAGAAACAAATGATCATGCCACGAATATTAGACTGGTTTATTTAGCGCGATATAACACACCGGGATTGCAGTTCACGACTTCAAATAAGTCTGCCGCACCAGCCAGAGATTCTGACGCGCCAAGGTATAACACACCTTTAGGTTTCAGGGCGGCGTGCATTCTGGTTAAGATGTTTTTCTTTAATTCACCGGAGAAGTAAATAAGCACATTTCGACAAAAAATAATGTCGAATTTCCCCAGTAGCCCGTAGCTATCCTGCAGATTTAATTGACGAAAAGTAACACATCGTTTTATTTCAGGTTTAACTTCCCAGGTTTCATTTCCATGAGGGGTAAAGAAGGTTTTCAATCGTTGTTCAGACAAGCCCCGACCGATAGAAAGCCGGTCATAAATCCCTTGTTTGGCCTGATCTAACACATTACTGGATAAGTCTGTTGCAACGATTTCGGCTGAGATTCGCGCCCCACCCAATGCGCTTCGACGGTACTCATCAACGACCATACTGAGTGAATATGGCTCCTGCCCACTTGAACACGCTGCCGACCAGATACGCATTTTGCCCATTGCGTTGACTTTAGCAAACTCGGGTAACAACTTGTGCCTAAGATGCTCATAGGGGTAGGAATCGCGAAACCAAAAGGTTTCGTTGGTCGTCATCGCGTTGATGACTTTTTGCCTGAGGTCGCGCTGCGATGGCTGTTTTATCAGCCGAGTAAGGTCAACTAAAGAGTTACAGTTATTTTCAGAAAGTATTCTGCGAATTCTTGTCGCAACCAGATATTGTTTATTGTCCGCCAGATCTATACCGGCTATTTCTTGTAGGTAATCGCGAAATTCCTGAAATTCGCCGGACCCCAAGGTTACGCTCTCTGCTTTATGTCGAATCACTCGATTTATTCCAAAAACCTGCTTTATGCTTTTGTTTGTCTTTATT includes:
- a CDS encoding flagellar hook-basal body complex protein, which produces MPFDTALSGIRAASTELSVTGNNIANASTTGFKGSRVEFGDVYAISVLGAGTTIAGSGVQIQDIAQNFSQGNVTFTENELDMAINGTGFFILNRDGETLYTRAGSFGLDADGYVVNNVGARLQGSIADENGNLGGIPTDIRIQRTDLDPRQTTLVSSRLNLDATQDVLQRTGMGFDNSTGVVVGAAESGLTSATTSTLSGGNFTVTPATPLAIDFSTTDITFDLEVQNASTGNDVVSVTLNTANGVPATIDSKRDLEVMVASINEQLLSNVPSVSAVARLIDNGGGSYSIDFTALQSGEASVITFTPTSGNEALLALDAGNLSVVTGEPAVSNGYLSDALSITDPNGTTTTFVSEAGASAAETAAELNAIEGITASAETTVNMDISLLIGSPGSMDITINGVTMTVANETDLGTEINSRTATTLPGISATIDETTGNLIINSASGEDIRISIAGGGDGDSVTIYGTDSSSPEVLEIETGGGLTIPSAEDASTNSVVVGGVITMIVDENYAVANAPSSDGGLGGAGIFPLINDAPGSGFFTEQTINAFDPTDQSTYNSATSMTIYDSFGVSHVMTQYFVKEGYDPSMPVSTTNAPNQWTMYVQIDGRDIGNPVPPSVEPTRQSFTLRFNEDGSLDDGNTPIMQITNWVPMDDNGNPNGSLSADNNGTLPIPNPPTSSNFVIDLDGTTQFGSAFSVRDIDQNGYTTGQLSGLTVDDEGVIFARFTNGESLVLAQVELADFSNENGLQPMGNTMWAETFDSGEPVYNAPGIGALGTIQAGALEESNVDLSEQLVALIIAQRNFQASAKTIETADQVTQTVINLR
- a CDS encoding flagellar hook assembly protein FlgD, translated to MTEVSAASNNVFSDYAIKKNDEKAGSDELGQKAFLQLMITQLENQDPLSPQDNTEFISQLAQFSSVESLDSLNNSFDQFANSFVANQALQASTLVGRSVSVPSEQTMLVSGGLISASVDIPASTGEVRVNIYTDSGELVDQISLGEQPAGELVMRWDGLNAEVNGDLLDWTSSHENGVGPGIYKFEITASIDSKPKQLQTALSANVNSVTVGADGQLTLNLAGVGPVSLSDVKQFNE
- the flgC gene encoding flagellar basal body rod protein FlgC, encoding MSLNTIFDIAGSGMNAQSVRLNTTASNIANAETASSSSGQTYRGRHPVFSAVHASMMKANDGTNALNEDASAGVAVAGIVESDAPLQQRYEPHHPMANEEGYVYYPNVNVVEEMANMISASRSFQINVEVMNSAKTMMQRVLQLGQ
- the flgB gene encoding flagellar basal body rod protein FlgB produces the protein MGISFDKALGVHQAALQLRTQRASLLAGNIANADTPNYQAKDIDFQAALKAQMGTSTSSLSMKSTVKGHINQSSMQAGEAETLYRIPGQPSIDGNTVDEQVEHAEFMKNNLEFQATFTFLNSKFKGLTKAIRGE
- a CDS encoding protein-glutamate O-methyltransferase CheR, which gives rise to MIRHKAESVTLGSGEFQEFRDYLQEIAGIDLADNKQYLVATRIRRILSENNCNSLVDLTRLIKQPSQRDLRQKVINAMTTNETFWFRDSYPYEHLRHKLLPEFAKVNAMGKMRIWSAACSSGQEPYSLSMVVDEYRRSALGGARISAEIVATDLSSNVLDQAKQGIYDRLSIGRGLSEQRLKTFFTPHGNETWEVKPEIKRCVTFRQLNLQDSYGLLGKFDIIFCRNVLIYFSGELKKNILTRMHAALKPKGVLYLGASESLAGAADLFEVVNCNPGVLYRAK